Proteins encoded together in one Planctomyces sp. SH-PL14 window:
- a CDS encoding EF-hand domain-containing protein yields the protein MRSRRRAVAVCAVLVLFLLAGRSATADETPASSAKRTANSIFEKADTNKDDRLTLEEYLAIDRNKPEVLQRDFRLFDLDGNGALSLDEFRTIPGRVPETERLAVPDPVDAILDQAVAALDETWGGWDKQPNRLVQSGLFVVRLFQSLDPEGGIPATQSEIQLADPDRDGQTTREEARRFLEIHLGMRAPTGELLRRPPNRVVNFAVFLGVDGDKDNRLSREEFLGTSYLKDKGADFEKADGNRDGFLSIDEFASLPGTGLIDPVRRFLQIDTNFDGFLDAAEFETGAYTWQTMLTKPTLPAFDADGDGRLSLPEYLFTMQANPVLGWHSEIRDTNRDQALSFKEFTFGRGQFALLRRTYFFHLDRNSDNRLDLEEFPFKVRESHTLFKLGADGTGWAKLYQQADTPACGSPAVSPDGKWVAFDGYGKDGLSTSHVYAISINGTGRRDLGEGLMPTWSADGKQLACSRYGEANGVWIISADGTPVKKVSRGWGAQWSPDGKKIAYTINEAIMVYDVEKDESSSIIEAGDNPYSSVYWNMGWSPDSTRLIFKGVKSNGESGIASVSAAGDKPDLKVHFTTKNTFENDMAWSPDGTRVVFGMKAPEDQYVALYEFNPQINEPPTRVKGQDLTVGPLCDVCWTPDGKTMVITCRGK from the coding sequence ATGCGCTCCCGCCGGAGAGCGGTGGCGGTGTGCGCGGTGCTGGTCCTGTTTCTCCTCGCCGGGCGGAGCGCCACCGCTGATGAGACGCCGGCCTCTTCGGCCAAGCGGACCGCGAATTCGATCTTCGAGAAAGCGGACACCAACAAGGACGACCGGCTCACGCTGGAGGAATACCTCGCGATCGACCGGAACAAGCCGGAGGTGCTGCAGCGGGACTTCCGCCTCTTTGATCTCGACGGCAACGGCGCGCTCTCGCTCGATGAGTTCCGCACGATCCCCGGCCGCGTCCCGGAGACGGAACGCCTCGCCGTTCCCGACCCGGTCGACGCGATCCTCGACCAGGCGGTCGCCGCGCTCGACGAGACTTGGGGGGGCTGGGACAAGCAGCCGAACCGGCTCGTCCAGTCGGGGCTGTTCGTCGTCCGCCTCTTTCAGTCGCTCGACCCTGAAGGGGGGATCCCGGCGACGCAGTCGGAGATCCAACTCGCCGATCCCGACCGGGACGGCCAGACGACGCGGGAAGAGGCCCGCCGGTTCCTCGAAATCCACCTCGGCATGCGGGCCCCGACCGGGGAGCTGCTCCGCCGCCCGCCGAACCGGGTCGTCAACTTCGCCGTCTTCCTCGGCGTCGACGGCGACAAGGACAACCGCCTGTCGCGCGAGGAGTTCCTCGGGACGAGCTACCTCAAGGACAAGGGGGCGGATTTCGAAAAGGCGGACGGCAATCGCGATGGCTTCCTGAGCATCGACGAGTTCGCCAGCCTCCCGGGAACCGGGCTCATCGATCCGGTCCGCCGGTTCCTGCAGATCGACACGAACTTCGACGGATTCCTCGATGCCGCCGAGTTCGAAACGGGGGCCTACACGTGGCAGACGATGCTCACGAAGCCGACGCTCCCCGCCTTCGACGCGGACGGGGACGGACGGCTCAGCCTGCCGGAATACCTGTTCACGATGCAGGCGAACCCGGTCCTGGGGTGGCATTCCGAGATCCGCGACACGAACCGCGACCAGGCCCTCTCGTTCAAGGAGTTCACGTTCGGCCGGGGGCAGTTCGCGCTCCTGCGGCGGACCTACTTCTTCCACCTCGACCGCAACAGCGACAACCGGCTCGATCTGGAGGAGTTCCCGTTCAAGGTCCGGGAGTCGCACACGCTGTTCAAACTGGGCGCGGACGGAACCGGCTGGGCCAAGCTCTACCAGCAGGCCGATACCCCCGCCTGCGGATCGCCCGCGGTCTCGCCGGACGGGAAGTGGGTCGCCTTTGACGGGTACGGAAAGGACGGCCTGTCGACCTCGCACGTGTACGCGATCTCGATCAACGGGACGGGGCGTCGCGATCTCGGCGAAGGGCTCATGCCGACCTGGTCGGCCGACGGGAAGCAGCTCGCCTGCAGCCGCTACGGCGAGGCCAACGGGGTCTGGATCATCAGTGCGGACGGCACCCCGGTGAAGAAGGTCTCGCGCGGCTGGGGGGCGCAGTGGTCTCCCGACGGCAAGAAGATCGCCTACACGATCAACGAAGCGATCATGGTCTACGACGTCGAGAAGGACGAGTCGTCGTCGATCATCGAGGCGGGAGACAACCCCTACAGCTCGGTCTACTGGAACATGGGGTGGTCGCCCGACAGCACGCGGCTGATCTTCAAAGGGGTCAAGTCGAACGGCGAGTCGGGGATCGCGAGCGTCAGTGCCGCCGGCGACAAGCCGGACCTGAAGGTCCATTTCACGACGAAGAACACGTTCGAAAACGACATGGCCTGGTCGCCGGACGGCACCCGCGTCGTGTTCGGAATGAAAGCCCCCGAGGACCAGTACGTCGCCCTCTACGAGTTCAACCCGCAGATCAACGAGCCGCCGACGCGCGTGAAAGGGCAGGACCTGACCGTCGGCCCCCTGTGCGACGTCTGCTGGACTCCCGACGGCAAGACGATGGTTATTACCTGCCGAGGCAAATAG
- a CDS encoding BatA domain-containing protein has translation MTFLQPAMLAALPIIALPIIIHLINQRRFQTIRWAAMMFLLAANRMSRGYARIRQWLILLFRTLAVAGLIMAVSRPLASGWLGLAAGGRADATLILLDRSSSMWQQGQGTALTKLESGKQQLHRSLSLLQSGRWLLVDSAHNKATEIEGADSLLSLPDTSPVSASADIPALLQTAYAYVQANRPSRTEVWICSDLRQNDWNADGGRWQTIRESFQELPQGVRFHLLAYPDADPRNRSIRVTGVRRHETAAGAELLLSLKVEQTTGSEETVKIPVQLEIEGARSEITVELSGGAVELKDHAVPIERVQTRGWGRVSIPADSNASDNEFFFVFDRPTPRKTILVSDDPAAVTALQLAAAIGPDPSTPCEAETLGPDQLASVPWETVSLLMWHAPLPTGEMADTIRAFAKRGGQVIFFPPTALSSDGFAGVKWTDWNDAPNAIPISTWTGDQGLLANSQSGAALPVGQLKVQRYCEIEGETTTLASLQNGAPLLARAITDERNIYFCGTTPAAKDSSLATDGVVLYVMLQRAIATGASVLGNTRQLIAGEINPTTTEQWQPLSRREDVLSTDYAYQAGVYQAEEKLFAVNRSEAEDRPMVVADAPLAGLFQGLDFDRVDEKAGSSTSLIEEIWRLFLAIMMLALILEAALCIPRRPQPETITAGFPGATRRAAA, from the coding sequence ATGACCTTCCTTCAGCCGGCGATGCTGGCGGCCCTGCCGATCATCGCCCTGCCGATCATCATCCACCTCATCAACCAGCGGCGGTTCCAGACGATCCGCTGGGCGGCGATGATGTTCCTCCTGGCCGCCAACCGGATGTCCCGCGGCTACGCCCGGATCCGGCAGTGGCTGATCCTGCTGTTCCGGACCCTGGCGGTCGCCGGCCTCATCATGGCGGTCAGCCGGCCGCTGGCGAGCGGCTGGCTGGGACTCGCCGCGGGGGGCCGGGCCGACGCGACGCTGATCCTCCTCGACCGCTCCTCCAGCATGTGGCAGCAGGGACAGGGGACGGCGCTCACGAAGCTCGAATCGGGGAAGCAGCAGCTCCACCGCTCGCTCTCGCTCCTCCAGTCGGGCCGGTGGCTCCTCGTCGACAGCGCCCACAACAAGGCGACCGAGATCGAAGGCGCCGATTCGCTTCTCTCGCTCCCGGACACCTCCCCTGTCAGCGCCTCGGCCGACATCCCGGCGCTGCTCCAGACCGCCTACGCCTACGTCCAGGCGAACCGGCCGAGCCGCACCGAGGTCTGGATCTGCTCCGACCTGCGTCAGAACGACTGGAACGCCGACGGCGGCCGCTGGCAGACGATCCGGGAGTCGTTCCAGGAACTGCCCCAGGGAGTCCGGTTCCACCTCCTCGCGTATCCCGATGCGGATCCCCGCAACCGCTCGATCCGCGTCACCGGCGTCCGGCGGCATGAGACCGCGGCGGGCGCGGAGCTCCTGCTGTCGCTCAAGGTCGAGCAGACCACGGGGAGCGAAGAGACGGTCAAGATCCCGGTGCAGCTCGAGATCGAAGGGGCCCGGTCGGAGATCACGGTCGAGCTCAGCGGCGGGGCGGTCGAGCTCAAGGACCACGCCGTTCCGATCGAGCGGGTCCAGACGCGAGGGTGGGGCCGGGTCTCGATCCCGGCCGACTCGAATGCTTCCGACAACGAGTTCTTCTTCGTCTTCGACCGACCGACGCCGCGGAAGACGATCCTCGTCAGCGACGACCCGGCAGCCGTCACGGCGCTGCAACTCGCGGCGGCGATCGGCCCCGATCCCTCGACGCCGTGCGAAGCCGAGACGCTCGGCCCCGACCAGCTCGCTTCGGTCCCGTGGGAAACGGTCTCGCTCCTGATGTGGCACGCGCCGCTCCCGACGGGGGAGATGGCGGACACGATCCGGGCCTTCGCCAAGCGGGGGGGGCAGGTGATCTTCTTCCCGCCGACCGCCCTCAGCAGCGACGGCTTTGCCGGGGTGAAGTGGACTGACTGGAACGACGCTCCCAACGCCATCCCGATCTCGACCTGGACCGGCGACCAGGGACTGCTGGCGAACTCGCAGAGCGGTGCCGCTCTCCCGGTCGGTCAGCTCAAGGTCCAGCGGTACTGCGAAATCGAAGGAGAGACGACGACGCTGGCCTCGCTTCAGAACGGAGCCCCGCTCCTCGCCCGCGCGATCACCGACGAGCGGAATATCTACTTCTGCGGCACCACGCCGGCCGCGAAGGATTCGTCGCTCGCGACCGACGGCGTCGTCCTGTACGTCATGCTCCAGCGGGCCATCGCCACCGGGGCTTCGGTCCTCGGCAACACGCGGCAGCTCATCGCCGGCGAGATCAATCCCACGACGACCGAACAGTGGCAGCCGCTCAGCCGGCGGGAGGATGTCCTCTCGACCGACTACGCCTATCAGGCGGGGGTCTATCAGGCCGAGGAAAAGTTGTTTGCAGTCAACCGCAGCGAAGCGGAGGACCGGCCGATGGTCGTCGCCGACGCGCCGCTCGCCGGACTGTTCCAGGGGCTCGACTTCGACCGCGTCGATGAGAAGGCGGGAAGCAGCACGAGCCTCATCGAAGAGATCTGGCGGCTGTTCCTGGCGATCATGATGCTGGCCCTGATTCTCGAGGCCGCGCTCTGCATCCCGCGGCGGCCGCAGCCGGAGACGATCACCGCCGGCTTCCCGGGTGCGACCAGGAGGGCCGCCGCTTGA
- a CDS encoding DUF58 domain-containing protein: MLHDRRTASFIDPQALARLAAVPLFARKPMLGNVSGKHASPHRGASVEFAEYRKYVPGDDLRRLDWRAYGRSDRFYVKEFEADTNLRCCLIFDTSGSMDFGSTGITKIEYARRIAGSLAYLAIQQGDAVGLSCVADRVVRTIPPRRTPAHLRGVFNILEHAEPKGDTKLAARLHELAETIRQRALVVIISDLFIEPAELKSAFEHLRFRKHDVAVFHLLDPLELGFTFKRPMRFLDMEGGPSIFAEPNDIADRYQAALKTYLDDIKTGVLESAIDYHRVSIDESYEQVLMRFLVGRTRSRGAR, from the coding sequence ATGCTGCACGACCGCCGAACCGCGAGCTTCATCGATCCGCAGGCGCTGGCCCGCCTGGCGGCGGTGCCGCTGTTCGCCCGCAAGCCGATGCTGGGGAACGTCTCGGGGAAGCACGCCAGCCCCCACCGCGGAGCGAGCGTCGAGTTCGCAGAGTACCGCAAATACGTCCCGGGCGACGACCTGCGGCGGCTCGACTGGCGGGCCTACGGCCGGTCGGACCGGTTCTACGTCAAGGAGTTCGAGGCCGACACGAACCTGCGGTGCTGCCTGATCTTCGACACGAGCGGGTCGATGGACTTCGGCTCGACCGGGATCACCAAGATCGAGTACGCCCGCCGGATCGCGGGGTCCCTGGCTTACCTCGCGATCCAGCAGGGGGACGCGGTCGGCCTCTCGTGCGTCGCCGACCGGGTCGTCCGGACGATCCCGCCGCGGCGGACGCCGGCCCACCTGCGGGGGGTGTTCAACATCCTCGAGCACGCCGAGCCCAAGGGAGACACGAAGCTCGCCGCGCGGCTCCATGAGCTGGCCGAGACGATCCGCCAGCGGGCGCTCGTCGTGATCATCTCGGACCTCTTTATCGAGCCCGCCGAACTGAAGAGCGCCTTCGAGCATCTCCGGTTCCGCAAGCACGACGTGGCGGTGTTCCACCTCCTCGATCCTCTGGAGCTGGGGTTCACCTTCAAGCGGCCGATGCGGTTCCTCGACATGGAGGGGGGCCCGTCGATCTTCGCCGAGCCCAACGACATCGCCGACCGCTACCAGGCGGCCCTCAAGACCTACCTCGACGACATCAAGACCGGCGTGCTGGAGTCGGCCATCGACTACCACCGCGTCAGCATCGACGAGAGCTACGAACAGGTGCTGATGAGATTCCTCGTCGGCCGGACCCGATCGCGGGGTGCCCGATGA
- a CDS encoding PD40 domain-containing protein: protein MTSASQRRRAFPALAPAMLSALLLVAAASPAQERSAATTVPAAESPAAKADRVVTEAFAKLDTDSSGQLTREEYAKRGGGPAAMLDRDFKLFDFDASGSLSKEEFSAIPGLIPAAERGAVPDPFDMLLDQAVAAMDEIWGDWDKDPERRVAEFPFVQGFLNSVAPEEGSQLTAGFLDLVDTDNDGMVRREDARRFLAMQLGVRRPQGDLLRLDTGQVVNYALFLGNDANKDDRIDREEFLAHWHDKARAPETFDKADLDKNGSLSFAEFRDNTTSGLVDVVDNFRKLDTSFDGFVSPEELKKGTPPWQQFLGEQVFPRFDLDDNGQLSLSEYQLTMQANMIQAWQMPRSDANRDERISFGEFVFNKDLFVLIRRYYFSRLDRDGNGMLSVDEYAFQPKPPDALYLVTPDGSRWTKIHESKEFPNCGSPAVSPDGRWIAFDGYKASESLSRSRLFVISSDGQERRDLCLGLMPSWSPDGKRIACSRYENGNVVAIVNLDGTTHKTIGDGWGAQWSPDGKRIAFTRGKAIIAYDVDTGTESALLPAEKNPYSFVYYNAAWSPDGGRLLFKAMKTNSQGELVSIRTTGDDPDIQVHYNGTQYFDNDIGWSPDGRQIALGAQSPPAKKTLLHMLDVEEGAVPRLLPGQATGLAIVSGASWMPDGKQILVRGRPE from the coding sequence TTGACGAGCGCCAGCCAGCGACGACGAGCGTTCCCGGCTCTCGCTCCAGCGATGCTGTCGGCGCTCCTCCTGGTCGCGGCCGCGAGTCCGGCCCAGGAGCGTTCTGCTGCCACAACGGTCCCTGCCGCTGAGTCTCCCGCGGCGAAGGCGGACCGTGTCGTCACGGAAGCGTTCGCCAAGCTCGACACCGACTCCAGCGGTCAGCTCACCCGCGAGGAGTACGCGAAGCGCGGCGGCGGCCCGGCGGCGATGCTCGACCGAGACTTCAAGCTGTTCGACTTCGACGCCAGCGGGAGCCTCTCGAAAGAGGAGTTCTCGGCGATCCCCGGCCTCATTCCCGCCGCCGAGCGCGGCGCGGTCCCCGATCCCTTCGACATGCTTCTCGATCAGGCAGTCGCGGCGATGGATGAGATCTGGGGCGACTGGGACAAAGACCCGGAACGCCGCGTCGCCGAGTTCCCCTTCGTCCAGGGGTTCCTGAACTCCGTCGCCCCCGAAGAGGGATCGCAGCTCACGGCCGGGTTCCTCGACCTTGTCGATACCGACAACGACGGCATGGTGCGGCGCGAGGACGCGCGGCGGTTCCTCGCGATGCAGCTCGGGGTCCGCCGGCCGCAGGGGGACCTGCTCCGGCTCGATACCGGCCAGGTCGTCAACTACGCCCTGTTCCTCGGGAACGACGCCAACAAGGACGACCGGATCGACCGCGAGGAGTTCCTGGCGCACTGGCACGACAAGGCCCGCGCCCCGGAGACGTTCGACAAGGCGGACCTCGACAAGAACGGGAGCCTGTCGTTCGCCGAGTTCCGGGACAACACGACGTCGGGGCTGGTCGACGTCGTCGACAATTTCCGGAAGCTCGACACCAGCTTCGACGGCTTCGTGAGCCCCGAGGAGCTGAAGAAGGGGACCCCGCCGTGGCAGCAGTTCCTGGGAGAGCAGGTCTTCCCCCGCTTCGACCTCGATGACAACGGCCAGTTGAGCCTGTCCGAGTACCAGCTCACCATGCAGGCGAACATGATCCAGGCGTGGCAGATGCCGCGTTCGGATGCCAACCGGGACGAGCGGATCTCGTTCGGTGAGTTCGTGTTCAACAAGGACCTCTTCGTCCTGATCCGGCGGTACTACTTCAGCCGGCTCGACCGGGATGGCAACGGGATGCTCTCCGTCGACGAGTACGCCTTCCAGCCGAAGCCCCCCGACGCGCTCTATCTCGTCACCCCCGACGGGTCCCGCTGGACCAAGATCCACGAGTCGAAGGAGTTCCCGAACTGCGGCTCGCCCGCCGTCTCCCCCGATGGCCGGTGGATCGCCTTCGACGGCTACAAGGCGTCGGAAAGCCTCTCGCGTTCGCGGCTGTTCGTCATCTCGAGCGACGGCCAGGAGCGGCGCGACCTGTGCCTGGGGCTGATGCCGAGTTGGTCGCCGGACGGCAAGCGGATCGCCTGCTCGCGATACGAGAACGGCAACGTCGTCGCGATCGTGAACCTGGACGGGACGACGCACAAGACGATCGGCGACGGCTGGGGAGCGCAGTGGTCGCCCGACGGCAAGCGGATCGCGTTCACACGCGGCAAAGCGATCATCGCGTACGATGTCGACACCGGGACCGAGTCGGCCCTGCTCCCCGCCGAGAAGAATCCGTACTCCTTCGTGTACTACAACGCCGCCTGGTCTCCCGACGGCGGGCGGCTCCTCTTCAAGGCGATGAAGACGAACAGCCAGGGAGAGCTCGTGAGCATCCGGACCACGGGGGACGATCCCGACATCCAGGTCCACTACAACGGAACACAGTATTTCGACAACGATATCGGCTGGTCTCCCGACGGGCGGCAGATCGCCCTGGGGGCTCAGTCTCCGCCCGCCAAGAAGACGCTCCTGCACATGCTCGACGTCGAAGAAGGGGCGGTGCCGCGGCTCCTCCCCGGACAGGCGACCGGACTGGCGATCGTCTCGGGCGCGTCCTGGATGCCGGACGGAAAGCAGATTCTCGTACGGGGGCGACCAGAATAA